The Flavobacterium sp. HJ-32-4 genome contains a region encoding:
- a CDS encoding response regulator transcription factor, with product MKKKDIRILLVDDEADILEIVGYNLAQEGYQILTASNGKEAVAKARKELPHLIIMDVMMPEMDGMEAVETIRKMPEMANVIITFLTARSEDYSQVAGFDAGADDYITKPIKPKLLVSKVKALLRRLKDDDGQSENLNVGTIEINREEYKIVKDGREIILPRKEFELFYLLASKPGKVFKREEILDKVWGNEVIVGGRTIDVHIRKLREKIGDDYFRTIKGVGYKFEIG from the coding sequence ATGAAGAAAAAAGACATTCGGATCCTGCTGGTGGACGATGAAGCTGACATCCTTGAAATCGTAGGCTACAACCTGGCCCAGGAAGGCTACCAAATACTGACTGCGTCAAATGGTAAGGAAGCTGTCGCCAAAGCCCGTAAGGAACTGCCGCACCTGATCATCATGGACGTCATGATGCCGGAAATGGACGGGATGGAAGCTGTAGAGACCATCCGCAAGATGCCCGAGATGGCAAATGTGATCATCACGTTCCTCACGGCCCGCAGCGAAGATTATTCGCAGGTGGCAGGTTTTGACGCCGGCGCCGATGATTACATCACCAAGCCCATCAAACCAAAATTGCTCGTCAGTAAGGTGAAAGCGTTGCTACGCCGTCTCAAAGACGACGACGGACAATCGGAGAACCTGAATGTCGGCACGATTGAAATCAACCGCGAAGAATATAAGATCGTGAAAGACGGACGGGAGATCATCCTGCCGCGGAAGGAATTCGAACTCTTCTACCTTTTGGCCTCCAAACCGGGCAAGGTGTTCAAGCGCGAGGAAATACTCGACAAGGTCTGGGGGAACGAGGTCATCGTAGGTGGCCGCACCATCGACGTCCACATCCGGAAATTGCGCGAGAAAATCGGCGACGATTACTTTCGCACCATCAAGGGCGTGGGCTACAAATTTGAGATTGGATGA
- a CDS encoding cell wall metabolism sensor histidine kinase WalK — MSLNFKKSYKFALKSSLYVSVFATSLAGIVEYFFFFTDWPSLSAFLAALGIPLFIFSFFVIQYRVEVFIYRRVKKIYDDVSFLDASSLRKQPITTDMATLTREVKKFATEKKIEIETLKEREEYRREFLGNVSHELKTPLFTVQGYLLTLLDGAMNDKNIRKKYLQRAEKGVERLIYIVQDLDMITKLETGTVSLSISEFNIIEVVQAVFDLLEMKAEQKNIILTFDNKYVRPILVAADREKVQQVVMNLVVNAIKYGRQNGSVEVGFEDLTEEKIIVRVTDDGEGIEKQHIPRLFERFYRVDKSGGREEGGSGLGLSIVKHIVEAHDEAIFVESTPGKGSEFSFTLEKAK; from the coding sequence ATGAGCCTGAACTTCAAGAAGTCATATAAGTTTGCCCTAAAATCGTCTTTATACGTTTCTGTTTTCGCCACGTCGTTGGCCGGTATCGTCGAATACTTCTTTTTCTTTACCGACTGGCCTTCTTTATCCGCTTTTCTGGCGGCCCTTGGCATCCCGCTTTTTATTTTCTCCTTTTTCGTGATCCAATACCGGGTAGAGGTCTTTATTTACCGCCGGGTCAAGAAAATCTACGACGATGTGTCGTTCCTCGACGCCAGTTCCCTCCGCAAGCAGCCGATCACCACTGATATGGCGACGCTCACCCGCGAGGTGAAGAAGTTCGCCACCGAGAAAAAGATCGAGATCGAAACCCTGAAGGAACGCGAGGAATACCGACGCGAGTTCCTCGGGAATGTCTCCCACGAACTCAAAACGCCGCTCTTTACCGTCCAGGGCTACCTGTTGACGTTACTCGACGGCGCGATGAACGACAAGAACATCCGCAAGAAATACCTGCAACGGGCCGAGAAAGGGGTCGAGCGGCTGATTTATATCGTGCAGGATCTCGATATGATTACCAAGCTCGAAACCGGCACCGTCAGTCTGTCGATTTCCGAATTCAACATCATTGAAGTGGTGCAGGCGGTTTTCGATTTGCTCGAAATGAAGGCCGAGCAAAAGAACATCATCCTCACATTCGACAACAAATATGTGCGCCCCATACTGGTGGCCGCCGACCGTGAAAAAGTGCAGCAAGTGGTCATGAACCTCGTCGTCAACGCCATTAAGTACGGCCGTCAGAACGGATCGGTCGAGGTAGGATTCGAAGACCTTACCGAAGAAAAAATAATCGTACGGGTGACCGACGACGGCGAAGGCATCGAAAAACAGCACATTCCGCGCTTATTCGAACGTTTTTACCGCGTAGATAAAAGCGGTGGCCGTGAGGAAGGTGGCTCCGGACTCGGGCTCTCAATCGTCAAGCACATCGTGGAAGCCCATGACGAGGCTATCTTCGTAGAAAGTACGCCCGGAAAAGGGTCAGAATTCTCATTTACCCTCGAAAAGGCAAAATAG
- a CDS encoding glycosyltransferase, with protein MDQRPTTILVAPLNWGLGHAARCIPIIRELKALGFRPILASDGQALELLKKEFPEETLLELPSYQIEYAKEGRNFKWKLLKNSPRMIEAVLDEHRIVKGWVKEYDLDGIISDNRLGVFSKKVPSVFMTHQLNVLSGNTSWITTQLHRAVVKKFTECWIPDFEKKPNLSGKLGHLKKTGLKLRYLGPLSRLEKQPLQRKYDVMVILSGPEPQRGMLEEILRHELTGYPNRVLFVRGVVEAEQVIWQEGSVTFYNYMGSEELQQAFNESGIVICRSGYTTLMDLAKLGKKAFLIPTPGQTEQEYLARRMKKEGLLPYATQDKFRISQLDDVVLYSGLPKKKTSVDWKKLFCLFEGK; from the coding sequence GTGGACCAACGCCCTACAACCATCCTTGTCGCCCCTCTGAACTGGGGTTTGGGCCATGCCGCCCGCTGTATTCCGATCATCCGCGAATTGAAAGCCCTGGGTTTCCGTCCGATCCTCGCGTCCGACGGACAGGCACTTGAGCTTTTGAAAAAAGAATTCCCAGAGGAGACACTGCTCGAACTTCCCTCCTATCAAATCGAATACGCCAAGGAAGGACGGAATTTCAAGTGGAAACTATTGAAGAACAGTCCGCGCATGATCGAAGCCGTGCTCGACGAACACCGCATCGTCAAAGGATGGGTGAAAGAGTACGACCTTGACGGCATCATCTCCGATAACCGCCTGGGCGTGTTCAGTAAGAAAGTGCCGTCGGTCTTCATGACACACCAACTGAACGTGCTGTCGGGCAACACCTCCTGGATCACCACCCAACTGCACCGCGCCGTGGTGAAAAAGTTCACCGAATGCTGGATTCCCGATTTCGAAAAGAAGCCGAACCTTTCGGGCAAGCTGGGCCACCTGAAGAAAACCGGATTGAAACTCCGCTACCTCGGCCCCCTGAGCCGCCTTGAGAAACAGCCGCTGCAGCGGAAATACGATGTCATGGTCATTTTATCCGGACCCGAACCGCAACGGGGCATGCTGGAAGAGATCCTCCGCCACGAACTCACCGGTTACCCCAATCGCGTCCTCTTTGTAAGGGGCGTCGTCGAAGCCGAACAGGTCATATGGCAGGAAGGTTCCGTCACCTTTTATAATTATATGGGATCGGAGGAGTTGCAGCAGGCGTTCAACGAAAGTGGCATCGTGATCTGCCGGTCGGGCTACACCACACTGATGGACCTGGCGAAACTGGGCAAGAAGGCCTTCCTTATTCCGACACCCGGACAAACCGAGCAGGAATACCTGGCGCGCCGTATGAAGAAAGAGGGATTGCTGCCGTATGCCACGCAGGACAAATTCCGGATTTCGCAATTAGATGATGTGGTATTGTATTCGGGACTACCGAAAAAGAAAACCTCCGTCGACTGGAAAAAACTATTTTGCCTTTTCGAGGGTAAATGA
- the trmB gene encoding tRNA (guanosine(46)-N7)-methyltransferase TrmB has protein sequence MGSKNKLKRFKENETFDNVVQPTRDDMVNGAFPHKGKWRDFFGNENPIVLELGCGKGEYTVGLASRFPDKNFIGIDIKGARFWRGAKEALQSGIRNAAFLRTQIELVEYAFAEAEVDEIWITFPDPQIKYKRTKHRMTNASFLERYKKILKPGGLMHLKTDSEFMHGYTLGLLHGLGHEVLYANHNIYRNEGAPAEVTGIQTFYESQYLEVNKPITYIRFRIH, from the coding sequence GTGGGAAGTAAAAACAAACTCAAGCGCTTTAAGGAAAACGAAACCTTCGACAACGTCGTCCAGCCCACGCGCGACGATATGGTAAACGGTGCTTTTCCGCACAAAGGCAAATGGCGCGATTTCTTCGGCAACGAAAACCCCATCGTATTAGAGCTCGGATGCGGAAAAGGGGAATACACGGTCGGACTCGCGTCGCGTTTTCCCGACAAGAACTTCATCGGCATCGACATCAAAGGCGCGCGTTTCTGGCGTGGGGCCAAGGAAGCATTGCAATCGGGCATCCGGAACGCGGCGTTCCTCCGGACGCAGATCGAATTGGTGGAATACGCTTTCGCGGAAGCAGAAGTCGATGAGATTTGGATCACCTTCCCGGATCCGCAGATCAAATACAAACGCACCAAGCACCGGATGACGAATGCGTCGTTTTTGGAGCGGTATAAAAAAATCCTCAAGCCAGGCGGACTCATGCACCTGAAAACCGATAGCGAATTCATGCATGGTTATACGCTGGGGCTGCTGCACGGACTCGGGCACGAGGTCTTGTATGCCAACCACAACATTTACCGGAACGAGGGCGCTCCGGCGGAAGTTACTGGAATACAGACATTTTACGAGTCGCAATATTTGGAAGTTAACAAACCGATTACGTATATTCGGTTTCGGATTCATTAG
- a CDS encoding lysine transporter LysE, which translates to MYYLTPLFIGFASATLGITPPGLINMTAAKVALNEGKVRALVFAAGASVVVLLQSLVALLFARYINTHPGVVILLREVGLAVFLVLTVYFFFFAQKPKPVREVTKLKSKKSRFFLGMLLSALNFFPIPFYVFLSVTLSTYHYFSFEKLFVSTFSVGTATGSFFGFYCYVAFFSKLESRTAGLLRNMNYIIGSITLLISLITIVNIIRYYY; encoded by the coding sequence ATGTATTACCTCACGCCGCTTTTTATCGGCTTTGCCTCGGCCACACTGGGCATCACCCCACCCGGACTCATCAACATGACGGCCGCAAAGGTGGCGTTGAACGAAGGCAAGGTGCGGGCGTTGGTGTTCGCCGCAGGGGCCAGCGTGGTGGTGTTATTGCAATCGCTGGTGGCGTTGTTGTTCGCCCGTTATATCAATACCCATCCGGGGGTCGTTATTTTGCTGAGGGAAGTCGGACTCGCGGTCTTTTTGGTGCTGACGGTCTATTTTTTCTTTTTCGCCCAAAAGCCGAAGCCGGTGCGGGAAGTCACCAAACTCAAAAGCAAGAAAAGCCGTTTTTTCCTCGGGATGTTGCTGTCGGCACTGAACTTTTTCCCCATTCCGTTTTACGTATTCCTGAGTGTGACGCTTTCGACGTACCACTATTTTTCGTTTGAGAAACTGTTTGTCTCGACCTTTTCGGTCGGCACCGCAACGGGTTCGTTCTTCGGATTTTACTGTTACGTGGCGTTTTTCAGCAAACTTGAATCGCGCACGGCCGGACTTCTTCGCAACATGAATTACATCATCGGGTCCATCACCTTGTTGATTTCCCTGATTACCATCGTCAACATCATCCGATACTATTACTGA
- a CDS encoding MGMT family protein, with protein MADNENFFEKVYEVVRRIPEGKVTSYGAIANHLGTARSARMVGWAMNACAGRDDVPAHRVVNRNGVLTGKFHFQGTNLMQQLLENEGIRVEDNQVVDFDQHFWHPH; from the coding sequence ATGGCCGATAACGAGAACTTTTTTGAAAAGGTATACGAAGTCGTACGCCGCATCCCGGAGGGAAAAGTCACCTCGTATGGCGCGATTGCCAACCACCTGGGCACCGCCCGTTCCGCCCGGATGGTCGGTTGGGCCATGAATGCCTGCGCGGGTCGCGATGATGTGCCCGCCCATCGGGTGGTCAACCGCAATGGTGTGCTGACCGGAAAATTCCACTTCCAGGGCACGAACCTGATGCAACAATTACTCGAAAACGAAGGCATCCGGGTGGAAGACAACCAGGTTGTCGATTTCGACCAGCATTTCTGGCACCCCCACTAA
- a CDS encoding PAS domain-containing sensor histidine kinase codes for MTSATQLFLRVLWVALMLGGSGLLFGYGYPYTGLLLFLFALLALAALYQAIRSRALVYDKTIEAILQNDFSSRLPASYRTGNYATLYRLFETQRQKQHEQVSREELFRSILQDIDTAILILRKEDDDWTVFLMNRQFSGVFGVPAFRQWTMLKDRLPSFCAVIENSGFGEMKTSADIRIDESETQTFSVRTSRTDSFGHTYYSILLDSIQSVVEKKEKQAWINLMNVISHELMNSLTPIHSLSQSLQEVFSGDTITDDDLDDVRKSLSTIANRTQHLQSFVENYRKLTLLPSPAKVPTSLPELISSCVSLMQPVFDSEGIAVETDIPTVVIDLDRQQMEQVIINLLTNSVHAVKDQAPKAIRIASIAENHRLYITLWDSGKGVEKEIRDKIFQPFFTTRKEGAGIGLTLSRNITEAHGGYLHYAPEGEGARFVVTLPYR; via the coding sequence ATGACGTCGGCTACACAGTTATTCCTCAGGGTACTATGGGTGGCACTGATGCTGGGCGGTTCAGGGCTGCTGTTTGGATACGGGTATCCATACACCGGATTATTACTATTCCTGTTTGCATTACTGGCACTGGCCGCTTTGTACCAGGCTATCCGCAGCCGCGCCCTGGTGTATGACAAAACGATAGAAGCCATCCTCCAAAACGACTTCTCGTCGCGCCTTCCGGCTTCGTATCGCACCGGAAATTATGCCACCCTCTACCGTCTTTTTGAAACGCAGCGGCAAAAACAACACGAACAGGTGTCGCGCGAAGAATTGTTCAGATCGATATTGCAGGACATTGATACCGCCATCCTCATCCTTCGGAAAGAAGACGATGACTGGACCGTCTTTCTGATGAACCGCCAATTCTCGGGCGTTTTCGGTGTTCCGGCCTTCCGGCAATGGACGATGCTGAAAGACCGGCTGCCCTCATTCTGCGCCGTCATCGAGAACAGTGGGTTTGGGGAGATGAAAACATCAGCCGATATCCGCATCGACGAAAGTGAAACACAGACTTTCTCCGTACGCACATCGAGAACCGATTCGTTTGGTCATACCTATTATAGTATCCTGCTTGACAGCATCCAATCGGTCGTCGAGAAAAAAGAAAAACAGGCTTGGATCAACCTGATGAACGTGATTTCACACGAACTGATGAACTCGCTGACGCCGATCCATTCGCTTTCGCAAAGCCTGCAGGAGGTGTTTTCAGGCGATACGATCACCGACGACGACCTCGACGACGTGCGGAAAAGCCTGTCGACGATTGCCAACCGCACCCAGCACCTGCAATCGTTTGTGGAAAACTACCGCAAACTGACACTGCTACCGTCGCCGGCGAAGGTGCCGACTTCCCTGCCCGAACTTATTTCCTCGTGCGTGAGCCTGATGCAACCCGTATTCGACAGTGAGGGCATCGCGGTTGAAACCGATATACCGACAGTTGTGATTGACCTTGACCGGCAACAGATGGAGCAGGTCATCATCAACCTCCTCACCAATAGCGTGCATGCGGTAAAAGACCAGGCGCCTAAAGCCATCCGGATTGCCTCTATCGCAGAGAACCACCGCCTCTATATCACCCTTTGGGATTCCGGAAAAGGGGTTGAAAAAGAAATACGCGACAAAATCTTCCAACCGTTTTTCACCACCCGTAAGGAGGGCGCGGGCATTGGGTTGACGTTGTCTCGCAACATCACCGAAGCGCATGGTGGCTACCTGCACTATGCCCCTGAAGGGGAAGGTGCACGTTTCGTGGTGACCCTCCCGTATCGGTAA